A single Flavobacterium sp. 1 DNA region contains:
- a CDS encoding glycoside hydrolase 43 family protein, which produces MKKNNKLILGFLVLLVQTFGLAQAKNPVIFADVPDMSMIRVGKNYYMSSTTMHMNPGVPIMKSTDLVNWKIINYAYDTLADLPALNLTEGKNIYSRGSWASSLRYHKGMYYVTTFAHDIPGETYIFKTKDIEKGNWQRVSFKPSLHDHSLFFDDDGKVYLIYNAERLKIVELNDDLTGIKQGVPERVLIENASAPTGKEVGLGAEGSQLFKVKGKYYLFNICAPRGEMRTVIIHRADNINGPWEGKVAFQDRGIAQGGLIDTPDGRWFSYLFRDYAAVGRVPYLVPVKWENGWPVLGENGKAPEILDLPASKGLIPNLVASDEFNRKKGEAVLPLVWQWNHNPDNKLWSIKERKGFLRLKTGRIDTDFFQDRNTLTQRTIGPTCTGSTLLDVSKMKEGDFAGLCAFQKKYGQVGVKVENGQKSIVMVSAGSDKPVEVQQIPLTQKCVYLKIDCDFTGMNDEAKNLYALNGKDEAKFSYSLDGKVWNPIGNILKMKYDIPHFMGYRFGLFNYATKETGGYADFDWFRIK; this is translated from the coding sequence ATGAAAAAAAATAATAAGCTTATTTTAGGCTTCTTAGTTTTGCTTGTTCAGACCTTTGGTTTGGCGCAAGCCAAAAATCCGGTAATTTTTGCTGATGTGCCTGATATGTCTATGATCAGGGTTGGTAAAAATTATTATATGAGCAGTACCACGATGCACATGAACCCAGGTGTACCCATTATGAAATCTACAGATCTTGTCAATTGGAAAATCATCAATTATGCCTATGATACTTTGGCAGATCTGCCGGCGTTAAATCTGACAGAAGGAAAAAACATCTATAGCAGGGGTTCATGGGCAAGTAGTCTGCGCTACCACAAGGGTATGTATTATGTAACCACTTTTGCACATGACATACCAGGTGAAACCTATATTTTTAAAACAAAAGATATAGAAAAAGGAAACTGGCAAAGAGTTTCTTTTAAGCCATCCCTCCATGACCATTCCTTGTTTTTTGATGATGATGGCAAGGTATATTTAATTTATAACGCGGAAAGACTAAAAATTGTTGAATTAAATGACGATTTAACAGGAATTAAACAAGGCGTTCCGGAGAGAGTACTCATCGAAAACGCCAGCGCACCAACAGGAAAAGAAGTAGGCCTTGGAGCTGAAGGATCTCAATTATTTAAAGTAAAAGGGAAATATTATCTATTTAATATTTGCGCGCCACGCGGTGAAATGCGAACTGTAATTATACATAGGGCAGATAATATCAACGGTCCCTGGGAAGGAAAAGTTGCTTTTCAGGATAGAGGAATTGCTCAGGGAGGATTGATAGACACTCCCGATGGACGTTGGTTCTCTTATCTTTTCCGAGATTATGCTGCTGTTGGCCGCGTTCCTTATCTCGTTCCTGTTAAGTGGGAAAATGGTTGGCCTGTATTAGGAGAAAATGGTAAAGCCCCAGAAATATTAGACCTGCCAGCTAGTAAAGGTTTGATTCCGAATTTGGTTGCTTCTGATGAATTCAACCGTAAAAAAGGAGAAGCAGTACTTCCTTTAGTATGGCAATGGAATCATAATCCAGATAACAAACTTTGGTCAATAAAAGAAAGAAAAGGATTCTTGCGCCTTAAAACAGGAAGAATCGACACTGATTTTTTTCAGGACAGAAACACACTTACGCAACGTACAATTGGTCCAACATGTACTGGTTCAACGTTATTAGATGTTTCCAAAATGAAGGAAGGTGATTTCGCAGGATTATGTGCCTTTCAAAAAAAATATGGACAGGTTGGAGTAAAGGTTGAAAATGGTCAAAAGTCGATAGTAATGGTAAGTGCAGGTTCAGATAAACCTGTAGAAGTACAGCAAATTCCTTTGACACAAAAGTGCGTTTATTTAAAGATTGATTGCGATTTTACCGGCATGAACGATGAAGCTAAAAACCTTTACGCTCTTAATGGGAAAGATGAAGCTAAATTTTCGTACAGCTTAGATGGAAAAGTGTGGAATCCTATTGGAAATATATTGAAAATGAAATATGACATCCCGCATTTTATGGGGTATCGTTTTGGCTTGTTTAATTATGCAACAAAAGAAACAGGCGGTTATGCTGATTTTGATTGGTTCAGAATTAAATAG
- a CDS encoding two-component regulator propeller domain-containing protein — protein MKKNIRQICIHTLVIFWIVSFQNIIGQSSYVFHHLETNEGLSNNNVRTFLRDSYGFLWIGTESGLNRYDGYGFKVYTMHSGVSNALSSNNIVDLQEDGLGNIWIDLGYSYMVYKRDKDSFSDTKLLLLNLGIEADFNAKIFVDKNRNLWVLNKKKVFFYNIKKKKTSVFQLKTPLKEEISIADNGKFLYAIQYDSGGFWKLDKNSGVLTFIELPDFIKQNAINAANIVYIDGNNGLWICSDKSEQVFYKKNSIEEWKRFELPSKLKTEANHITSIIENQPGQIWIGTDHKGLFIYDKGKDLFKNVASDPWVETGPSSNSVKCLYKDNNETVWIGYDKKGLSFYHESFRNFINFRHPECSDIMAIMEDHHGNIWLGTDGNGLYVKEKNTETIRKLPVPNIAIISILEDRKNRIWIGTYQKGLFCYENGKMIQYTTKNSKITSNSIWNLKEDRYGNLWIGSLGGKIQVLQSDSDNFNAVITPFDDTVYALDMFYDGGDRMYVGTVSGLLVVDITNYKKKLYHGNKKGNQTFAQDQISNVYKDKRGIIWLGSNDGLIIWNQKKDTIYYFNKENGLCDNSIKGITEDNLNNIWVTTSNGLSILTVRPASNGGFTFSSKNYSVKDGLMNNYFNDRAVCKLQNSDILLGNVEGYTILNPNKMSEKDQSRPKVIFTELTVGNNTIQVDSYYDGRKLLDHPMQLTSELNFRHDDKLISLQFTTGDLLNADKVKYVYQIEGFDTHWIPTQKNKIVISSLPTGNYRLLIKACNSDGVWNNVPTELFINVMPPFYFTIWAFIIYAILIISALTFFVLKTKEKHLIELEQHRIQIDHEKEIHINEIKLRFFTNISHDLRTPLTLIITPLQILLNDATNESMRKKLSVMYKNAQQLMALINSLLDFHKLDVGVERLNLKSGDFVSFINEIYTSFCVYAEERKINLLLFTDIESLTMSFDRDKIQKILSNLLSNAFKYTLDGGTIRIHIKRANDTVSVSVSDTGSGISNKEKEHIFERFYQAQQEQEKTGAGLGLHIVHEYVNLHGGTINVTDNVPHGSIFTFQIPITMADLGTVEEYSAENLSDEFAFEEEEGTNIITNKKILLFVDDNNDFCEFIKDNLEDEYYVITANNGEEALQLLDKFNVTIIVSDVMMPVMNGIELCRQIKTNIYWSHIPVILLTARTAEEHVMEGLELGADDYITKPFNFNLLKLRIQKFVEWTEKSHVSFSQKLDVSPAEITITSLDEALIAKAIKVVEEHISDIEFSVEALSIALGLSRGHLYKKLIAITGKGPIEFIRTIRLKRGRQLLEKSQMQIAEIAYEVGFNSPKRFAKYFREEFGSLPSEYLRIYKQQ, from the coding sequence ATGAAAAAAAATATAAGACAAATCTGCATACATACACTCGTAATATTTTGGATCGTTTCTTTTCAAAATATTATAGGGCAGTCGTCCTATGTTTTTCATCATTTAGAAACTAATGAAGGTCTTTCAAATAATAATGTGAGGACATTTCTAAGGGATAGTTACGGATTTCTTTGGATAGGTACAGAGTCCGGATTAAATAGATATGATGGATATGGATTTAAGGTTTATACGATGCATTCCGGTGTATCTAATGCTCTGTCTTCAAATAATATAGTTGATTTGCAGGAAGATGGCCTGGGTAATATCTGGATAGACTTAGGATACTCTTACATGGTATATAAAAGAGATAAAGATTCTTTTTCAGATACAAAACTATTGTTGCTCAATCTGGGGATAGAGGCGGATTTTAATGCTAAAATTTTTGTCGATAAAAATCGTAATCTCTGGGTGCTAAACAAAAAGAAGGTGTTTTTTTATAATATTAAGAAAAAAAAGACATCTGTATTCCAATTAAAGACTCCTTTAAAAGAGGAGATTTCTATTGCTGATAATGGTAAATTTCTGTATGCTATTCAATATGATTCAGGGGGTTTCTGGAAACTGGATAAAAATTCCGGGGTTTTAACCTTTATTGAATTACCTGACTTTATAAAACAGAATGCTATTAATGCCGCCAATATAGTTTATATAGATGGCAATAACGGGCTGTGGATTTGTTCGGATAAAAGTGAACAGGTTTTTTACAAAAAGAACTCAATTGAAGAGTGGAAAAGATTTGAATTGCCTTCAAAATTAAAAACTGAAGCCAATCATATAACAAGTATTATAGAAAATCAGCCGGGACAAATCTGGATAGGAACAGACCATAAAGGATTGTTTATCTACGACAAAGGAAAAGATTTATTTAAAAATGTTGCATCTGATCCATGGGTTGAGACAGGTCCATCATCGAACAGTGTGAAGTGTCTGTACAAAGACAACAATGAGACTGTCTGGATTGGATACGATAAAAAAGGACTTTCGTTTTATCATGAAAGCTTCCGGAATTTTATCAATTTCCGACACCCTGAATGTTCCGATATCATGGCTATAATGGAAGACCATCATGGAAATATTTGGTTGGGTACAGATGGGAACGGATTATATGTAAAAGAAAAAAACACAGAGACCATCAGGAAACTCCCAGTTCCAAACATTGCGATAATATCCATACTGGAAGACAGGAAGAATCGTATTTGGATTGGGACCTATCAAAAAGGACTTTTTTGTTATGAAAATGGCAAAATGATCCAGTATACTACAAAGAACAGCAAAATAACCAGTAATAGTATTTGGAATTTAAAAGAAGACAGGTATGGAAATCTGTGGATAGGATCATTAGGTGGAAAAATTCAGGTATTACAATCAGACTCGGATAATTTTAATGCTGTGATTACCCCATTTGATGATACTGTTTATGCGTTGGATATGTTTTATGATGGTGGTGATAGAATGTATGTTGGTACTGTATCTGGCCTTTTGGTAGTAGATATTACGAATTACAAGAAAAAGTTATATCATGGCAATAAGAAAGGAAATCAAACTTTTGCCCAAGATCAAATTTCAAATGTTTATAAAGATAAACGTGGTATTATATGGTTAGGCAGTAATGATGGACTAATCATCTGGAATCAAAAAAAAGACACTATTTATTATTTTAATAAGGAAAATGGATTATGCGATAATTCAATTAAAGGTATAACAGAAGATAATCTCAATAATATTTGGGTAACAACAAGCAATGGACTTTCAATACTTACTGTTAGGCCGGCATCAAACGGAGGATTTACTTTTTCAAGTAAAAATTACTCGGTCAAAGATGGCCTTATGAATAATTATTTTAATGATCGCGCTGTTTGCAAACTACAAAATAGTGATATTCTGCTTGGTAATGTGGAAGGATATACTATTTTGAATCCGAATAAAATGTCTGAAAAAGACCAATCTAGACCAAAAGTTATATTTACTGAATTGACAGTGGGTAATAATACTATTCAGGTGGACTCCTATTATGATGGACGCAAGCTGCTCGACCACCCAATGCAATTAACTTCCGAGTTAAATTTCAGGCATGATGATAAACTTATCTCATTACAGTTTACAACAGGAGATTTATTGAATGCTGATAAAGTGAAATATGTTTATCAAATAGAAGGCTTTGATACCCATTGGATACCAACTCAAAAAAATAAAATAGTAATATCCTCGCTTCCTACGGGTAATTACAGACTTTTAATAAAAGCATGTAATAGTGATGGTGTTTGGAACAATGTCCCTACAGAATTATTTATTAATGTAATGCCTCCTTTTTATTTTACAATTTGGGCTTTTATCATATATGCGATTTTAATTATTAGTGCGCTGACATTTTTTGTTCTTAAAACAAAAGAAAAGCATCTTATAGAACTGGAGCAGCATCGCATTCAGATTGATCATGAGAAGGAAATACATATTAATGAGATAAAATTAAGGTTTTTTACCAATATCAGCCACGATTTGCGTACACCGCTTACGCTCATTATTACTCCTTTGCAGATTTTATTGAATGATGCGACGAATGAAAGCATGAGAAAAAAGTTGAGTGTTATGTATAAAAATGCACAACAGCTAATGGCATTAATAAACTCACTGCTTGATTTTCATAAACTGGATGTTGGTGTAGAAAGGCTGAATTTAAAGTCCGGTGATTTTGTTAGTTTTATTAATGAAATTTACACTTCATTTTGTGTTTATGCAGAGGAACGTAAGATTAATTTATTGTTGTTCACTGATATAGAAAGTTTAACAATGTCATTTGATCGGGACAAAATACAGAAAATACTTTCAAATTTACTTTCAAATGCATTCAAGTATACTCTGGATGGCGGTACTATCCGTATCCATATAAAAAGAGCAAATGATACTGTTTCTGTAAGTGTTTCTGACACAGGATCTGGTATTAGCAATAAAGAAAAAGAACATATTTTTGAACGGTTTTATCAGGCTCAGCAGGAACAGGAAAAAACAGGAGCAGGTTTAGGATTACATATTGTACATGAATATGTCAATCTTCACGGAGGAACAATAAATGTTACAGATAATGTGCCGCATGGCAGTATTTTTACCTTTCAGATTCCAATCACAATGGCTGATTTAGGTACAGTAGAAGAATATTCAGCAGAAAATCTTTCAGATGAATTTGCTTTTGAGGAAGAGGAAGGAACAAATATCATTACAAATAAAAAAATATTATTATTTGTAGATGACAATAATGATTTTTGTGAATTTATTAAAGATAATCTTGAGGATGAATATTATGTAATAACTGCCAATAACGGAGAGGAGGCCCTGCAATTGCTGGATAAGTTTAACGTAACCATTATTGTAAGTGATGTAATGATGCCTGTTATGAACGGAATAGAACTTTGCAGACAAATAAAAACTAATATTTATTGGTCTCATATTCCGGTTATCCTATTGACGGCACGTACCGCTGAAGAACATGTAATGGAAGGTTTGGAACTTGGTGCTGATGATTATATAACTAAACCATTTAATTTTAACCTGTTAAAGCTACGTATTCAAAAATTTGTAGAATGGACTGAGAAGAGTCATGTCTCATTTAGTCAAAAGTTAGATGTTTCTCCTGCAGAAATTACCATAACATCTTTGGATGAAGCCCTGATAGCCAAAGCTATTAAGGTTGTAGAAGAACATATAAGCGACATTGAGTTTTCTGTTGAAGCTCTTAGTATAGCTTTAGGCCTAAGCCGTGGTCATTTATACAAAAAGTTAATTGCCATTACTGGTAAAGGACCAATCGAATTTATTCGAACCATACGATTAAAACGCGGACGTCAGCTCCTTGAAAAAAGCCAAATGCAAATTGCCGAAATAGCATATGAAGTAGGGTTTAATTCCCCGAAAAGATTTGCCAAGTACTTTCGGGAAGAATTTGGTTCCTTACCTTCTGAATATTTGCGCATATATAAACAGCAATAA
- a CDS encoding TonB-dependent receptor, whose protein sequence is MNEKHVIQRFVKAKNLLSKYAFLLMLCSFSLASAQNPDEKITGTVLEDSNGLPLFGVTVSLKGTSQVISTDASGSFSIKAKIGETLVLSYIGFIKQEIKITTKNQLTIRLKDDVKALDEVVVIGYGSAKRKDLTGSISSISGNELRKTAPVTFDQALQGKVAGVVAMQTSGQPGGGVNIQIRGLSSFGNSSPLYVIDGVIIGQSYGGPNGTNPLAAINPADIESLDVLKDASATAIYGSQATNGVIVVTTKRGKEGAPKISYEFSTGYQELIKQYSTMNLREYAQFINDRNTGYGWGFDERPEFANPQYLGLGTNWQNELFRRAPVQNHVLTLSGGNDKTQYLLSGAYFNQDGIALGSEFARASLRLNLDNQTTKWLKIGTSLQLTHIDENVNSTGSNVIGAALSQTPDILVKNPDGSYAGEESSEGWITKRVNPVAFALINKNQPKRNQVFGNFYADITFSKNLSFRNEVSGNFSFRTTDEYYPKYKFGLAERLVNEAKYGYEQNYFTTFRSYLTYAKIFKNKYNVNVLAGHESQLYQYENVSAGRRNFISDSVTNIGSGDVATATNGGTRGDNAQESYFGRVNFMYDDRYLLTVNLRSDGSSKFAPDTRWVSTYSGALAWKLNNEKFLKGSKIVNELKLRIGYGLTNNQNVRDNAYLSMLQSVSTALSGNSQLTASLGNPDVKWEKTESSNAGIDARLFNSKLNFSVDVYNRLTDGLLMQIPLGGYSGTTTSGSAGALGAPYINIGSVGNRGIDLHVNSTNITTKDFSWSTDFTLSHNKNKVLKLNTGGASLPGYFNNEVIAQTVVGGSIGDFYGYQVDGGVFATADDFKTHALPTSTDGAPLPITPNSGGVWYGDLKFKDLNGDGVITEKDRTYLGSPIPVVQLGLGNNFTYKGFDLNIFFSANVGNKVINAMRINGEDPSTNYGFLTSLKDHAVLALIDPNKPATEVDEAGIPINVYVTNPNTTVVGLKNNNSNLNHRFSDKYVEDGSFIRCKNITLGYRFPEKLIQKIHLSSFRVYANVSNAFLITKYKGMDPEVGSWNPLQAGIDYGYYPQSRTLTLGLNLGL, encoded by the coding sequence ATGAATGAAAAACATGTAATTCAACGCTTTGTAAAAGCAAAAAATCTCCTTAGTAAGTATGCCTTTCTGCTAATGCTTTGTTCATTTAGCTTGGCCTCAGCTCAAAATCCTGATGAAAAAATTACAGGAACTGTATTAGAAGATTCAAATGGTCTGCCGCTTTTTGGGGTTACCGTTTCTCTTAAAGGCACTAGCCAAGTTATATCTACTGACGCTAGCGGTTCATTTTCTATTAAAGCTAAAATTGGAGAAACACTTGTTCTAAGTTATATAGGCTTTATAAAGCAGGAAATAAAGATTACTACTAAAAATCAATTAACTATTCGCTTGAAAGATGATGTAAAAGCATTAGACGAAGTAGTGGTAATTGGGTATGGTAGTGCAAAGAGAAAAGATCTTACGGGGTCAATATCTTCCATATCGGGTAATGAACTTCGTAAAACAGCACCAGTAACTTTTGATCAAGCGCTGCAAGGAAAAGTAGCAGGTGTAGTGGCGATGCAAACATCTGGACAGCCAGGAGGTGGTGTTAATATACAAATACGCGGTTTGTCTTCTTTTGGTAATAGTTCTCCATTATATGTAATTGATGGAGTTATAATTGGTCAAAGTTATGGTGGACCTAATGGTACAAATCCATTAGCTGCTATTAATCCTGCTGATATAGAGTCTCTTGATGTTTTAAAAGATGCATCAGCAACAGCTATTTATGGCTCGCAAGCTACTAATGGTGTAATTGTGGTAACTACTAAGAGGGGTAAAGAAGGCGCTCCAAAAATTTCTTATGAATTTTCAACTGGATACCAAGAGTTGATCAAGCAATATTCTACTATGAATTTAAGAGAATATGCTCAGTTTATTAATGACAGAAATACTGGTTATGGTTGGGGTTTTGATGAAAGACCGGAATTTGCCAATCCTCAGTATTTAGGTCTGGGCACAAACTGGCAAAATGAATTGTTTAGAAGAGCTCCGGTACAAAACCATGTGCTTACTTTAAGTGGCGGGAATGATAAAACGCAATATTTATTATCAGGTGCTTATTTCAATCAGGATGGTATAGCTTTGGGTTCTGAGTTTGCCAGAGCTTCGCTAAGGTTAAATTTAGACAATCAAACTACAAAGTGGTTAAAAATTGGAACTAGCTTACAGTTAACCCATATTGATGAGAATGTAAATTCAACAGGTTCAAATGTTATTGGAGCAGCATTAAGTCAAACACCAGATATTCTTGTAAAAAATCCTGATGGTAGCTATGCTGGAGAAGAAAGTAGCGAAGGATGGATTACAAAACGTGTAAACCCAGTTGCTTTTGCTCTTATTAATAAAAATCAACCTAAAAGAAATCAGGTATTTGGTAATTTTTATGCAGATATAACATTTAGCAAGAATTTGTCATTTAGAAATGAGGTATCAGGTAATTTTTCATTTAGAACAACTGATGAATATTATCCTAAATATAAGTTTGGGTTAGCTGAGAGATTAGTGAATGAAGCAAAATATGGCTATGAACAAAACTATTTCACTACTTTTAGGAGTTATCTTACTTATGCTAAGATCTTTAAAAATAAATACAACGTCAATGTGTTAGCAGGACATGAGTCACAGCTGTATCAGTATGAAAATGTTTCAGCAGGAAGGAGAAATTTCATTTCTGACAGTGTTACCAATATAGGTAGTGGTGATGTAGCAACAGCGACCAATGGTGGAACGAGAGGAGATAATGCGCAAGAATCTTATTTTGGGCGTGTGAATTTTATGTACGATGACAGATACTTGCTGACAGTTAATTTACGCTCAGATGGTTCTTCAAAATTTGCACCAGATACCCGTTGGGTGTCTACTTATTCAGGAGCACTCGCCTGGAAATTAAATAATGAGAAATTTTTAAAAGGATCAAAAATAGTCAATGAATTAAAGTTAAGGATTGGTTATGGTTTGACTAATAATCAAAATGTTAGAGACAATGCTTATTTATCAATGCTACAATCAGTTTCAACTGCATTATCAGGGAATTCGCAACTTACTGCTAGTTTAGGAAACCCTGACGTTAAATGGGAAAAAACAGAATCTAGTAATGCTGGAATTGATGCAAGACTTTTTAATTCGAAGCTTAATTTTTCAGTTGATGTATATAATCGTTTGACAGATGGATTGTTAATGCAAATCCCATTAGGGGGGTATTCTGGAACAACTACTAGTGGTTCTGCAGGAGCATTAGGTGCTCCATATATAAATATTGGATCGGTTGGAAATAGAGGTATAGACCTTCATGTGAATTCTACCAATATAACTACTAAAGATTTTTCATGGAGTACTGATTTTACGCTATCTCATAATAAAAACAAGGTATTAAAATTAAATACTGGTGGGGCTTCCTTGCCTGGATATTTTAATAATGAAGTAATTGCTCAAACAGTAGTTGGTGGATCTATAGGTGATTTTTATGGTTACCAAGTAGATGGAGGTGTATTTGCAACTGCAGATGATTTTAAAACACATGCTTTACCTACTTCAACAGATGGTGCTCCATTGCCAATTACGCCAAATTCTGGGGGAGTATGGTATGGAGATCTTAAGTTTAAAGATTTAAATGGTGATGGTGTAATTACTGAAAAAGATAGAACCTATTTAGGCTCTCCTATTCCAGTTGTTCAACTAGGTCTTGGTAATAACTTTACTTATAAAGGTTTTGACCTGAATATTTTCTTTAGTGCTAATGTTGGTAATAAAGTAATAAATGCAATGAGAATTAATGGAGAGGATCCTTCAACTAACTATGGTTTCTTAACATCATTAAAAGATCATGCAGTTTTGGCTTTAATAGATCCAAATAAACCAGCTACAGAAGTAGACGAGGCAGGCATTCCTATAAACGTATATGTTACCAACCCAAACACTACAGTTGTTGGACTTAAAAATAATAATAGTAATTTGAATCATCGTTTCTCTGACAAATATGTTGAAGATGGATCTTTTATCAGATGTAAAAATATTACTCTAGGATATAGATTTCCCGAAAAGTTGATTCAAAAAATACATTTGAGCTCTTTCCGTGTGTATGCTAATGTTAGCAATGCCTTTCTTATTACAAAATACAAAGGGATGGATCCAGAAGTGGGTTCATGGAATCCATTACAGGCTGGAATTGATTACGGTTATTATCCACAATCCCGAACATTAACTTTAGGACTTAACTTGGGACTTTAA
- a CDS encoding glycoside hydrolase family 43 protein, which translates to MKHTYKFIATLIAIINCSIGEAQNPIVQTKYSADPAPMVHNGTVYLYTSHDEDDANADGKGFKMLNWSLYTSTDMVNWTDHGIVASLKDFSWAKQDNGAWAVQCIERNGKFYLYCPMHGGNIGVLVSDSPYGPFKDPIGKKLINHHIWNDIDPTPFIDEDGQAYLFWGNPGLYYVKLNKDMTSYSGEVKQIPNTIESFGKREGEKNDIRPTTYEEGPWLYKRNSLYYLLFAAGPISEHIGYSTSKSITGPWKYQGVVMPTQGNSFTNHPGVIDFKGKSYFFYHNAALPGGGGFTRSVCVEEARFNKDGSIVQMNMTEGIKQSLKPLNPYVRTEAETISWSEGVKSMEDNVTGNYITAKYNDAFIKVKQVDFRKGASKFTARIGTTHNGNVSMEIRLDTKDGELLGTVNVPMAGGNDKWALQTIDVKKVSGIHDLYFVFKGEAKTDILYFDYWKFLK; encoded by the coding sequence ATGAAACATACCTATAAATTTATAGCGACACTTATAGCTATCATAAATTGTTCTATTGGAGAAGCACAAAATCCTATTGTGCAAACCAAATATTCGGCAGATCCTGCACCAATGGTACATAACGGGACAGTGTATCTGTATACAAGCCATGATGAAGATGATGCCAATGCTGACGGCAAGGGTTTTAAAATGCTTAATTGGTCACTTTATACATCAACCGACATGGTCAATTGGACAGACCATGGAATAGTTGCTTCCCTAAAAGATTTTAGTTGGGCAAAGCAGGATAATGGTGCCTGGGCAGTTCAGTGTATTGAACGAAATGGTAAATTTTATTTATACTGTCCAATGCATGGCGGAAATATAGGAGTTTTGGTTTCAGATAGTCCTTATGGCCCATTTAAAGACCCTATTGGCAAGAAACTTATCAATCATCATATTTGGAACGATATCGATCCTACTCCATTTATTGATGAGGATGGTCAGGCGTATTTGTTTTGGGGAAATCCCGGCTTGTATTACGTAAAACTGAATAAGGACATGACATCCTATTCGGGTGAAGTTAAACAAATCCCCAATACTATAGAATCTTTTGGTAAACGCGAAGGAGAAAAAAATGACATAAGACCTACCACCTATGAGGAAGGACCATGGCTGTATAAACGTAATAGTCTGTATTATTTATTATTTGCCGCAGGGCCAATATCGGAACATATTGGTTATTCAACCAGTAAAAGTATAACAGGACCCTGGAAATATCAAGGTGTCGTCATGCCTACACAAGGAAATTCTTTTACCAATCATCCCGGTGTAATTGATTTTAAGGGAAAGAGTTATTTTTTCTATCACAATGCAGCATTGCCCGGAGGTGGCGGTTTTACCCGTTCAGTTTGTGTAGAAGAAGCTAGGTTTAATAAAGATGGTTCGATCGTGCAAATGAACATGACAGAAGGTATTAAACAGAGTTTAAAACCATTAAATCCTTATGTGAGAACTGAAGCTGAAACCATTTCCTGGTCTGAAGGAGTGAAGTCAATGGAAGATAATGTGACTGGCAATTATATTACGGCAAAATACAATGACGCTTTTATCAAAGTAAAACAGGTGGATTTCCGCAAAGGCGCTTCGAAATTCACGGCAAGAATTGGCACAACGCACAACGGAAATGTTTCAATGGAGATACGATTAGACACTAAAGACGGAGAGTTACTTGGAACCGTAAATGTACCAATGGCGGGAGGCAATGACAAATGGGCATTGCAAACAATTGATGTTAAAAAAGTTTCAGGAATTCACGATTTGTATTTTGTTTTTAAAGGAGAAGCCAAGACCGACATACTGTATTTTGATTATTGGAAATTCTTAAAATAA